One genomic window of Candidatus Krumholzibacteriota bacterium includes the following:
- a CDS encoding divergent polysaccharide deacetylase family protein yields the protein MARKKKRGKSGPGVVVAALAVLLFLSLALLRFLASERGDVFLLDLGFDGRFEVVRGHLEERVASALAESGMRAGGMRLHATEPADAPGPVRVWRATLPPGASLAMANERIDEALAAAGGRVIDCREKPGGGLAVTVGTRRAATGRYDVGVADAPRAPEPERRGPTVAIVIDDFGYRCDALVDEFLAVPVPLTITVIPGLRHSGRVCRKAAAAGKEILCHLPMEPERGADDDGEIPLVRVDMDEGEIRRIVAKALESTPGAAGINNHMGSKATADRYVMRAVLAECRARGLFFLDSVTSARSIVAETAAELGVFTAANDIFIDNRGEDERDNLRKLLSLAKRRGRAVGIMHVRRSSLEQLRWFVEEASRNGIRFGTASEMIRRRDTETAEGGQR from the coding sequence ATGGCACGAAAGAAAAAACGCGGGAAGAGCGGCCCGGGCGTGGTCGTCGCGGCCCTGGCCGTTCTTCTCTTCCTCTCTCTCGCGCTTTTGCGGTTCCTCGCGAGCGAGCGCGGCGACGTCTTCCTCCTCGATCTCGGATTCGACGGCCGCTTCGAGGTCGTCCGCGGACATCTCGAGGAGCGCGTCGCCTCCGCCCTCGCGGAAAGCGGGATGCGCGCGGGCGGCATGCGCCTCCACGCCACCGAGCCGGCCGACGCCCCCGGCCCCGTGCGCGTCTGGCGCGCGACGCTGCCGCCCGGCGCCTCCCTCGCCATGGCGAACGAGCGGATCGACGAGGCGCTCGCGGCCGCGGGCGGCCGGGTGATCGACTGCCGCGAAAAGCCGGGCGGCGGCCTGGCGGTCACCGTCGGCACGCGCCGCGCCGCGACGGGCCGCTACGACGTCGGCGTGGCCGACGCGCCGCGTGCCCCCGAGCCAGAGCGCCGCGGTCCGACGGTGGCGATCGTCATCGACGACTTCGGCTATCGCTGCGACGCGCTCGTCGACGAGTTCCTCGCCGTCCCCGTCCCGCTCACGATCACCGTGATCCCCGGCCTCCGCCACTCCGGCCGCGTCTGCCGCAAGGCCGCCGCGGCGGGCAAGGAGATCCTCTGCCACCTCCCGATGGAGCCGGAGCGCGGCGCCGACGACGACGGCGAGATCCCCCTCGTGCGGGTCGACATGGATGAGGGGGAGATCCGCCGGATCGTGGCGAAGGCGCTCGAATCGACGCCGGGGGCGGCGGGAATAAACAACCACATGGGCTCGAAGGCGACGGCCGACCGTTACGTCATGCGGGCCGTCCTCGCCGAGTGCCGCGCACGCGGGCTCTTCTTCCTCGACAGCGTGACGAGCGCCCGCTCAATCGTGGCCGAGACGGCCGCCGAACTGGGCGTGTTCACGGCGGCGAACGACATCTTCATCGACAACCGGGGCGAGGACGAGCGGGACAACCTGCGCAAGCTCCTCTCCCTCGCGAAGCGGCGCGGACGCGCCGTCGGCATCATGCACGTCAGGCGATCCTCCCTCGAACAGCTCCGGTGGTTCGTCGAGGAGGCCTCGCGCAACGGGATACGCTTCGGAACGGCATCGGAGATGATCCGGCGCCGCGACACGGAGACGGCCGAAGGAGGACAGCGGTGA
- a CDS encoding YchF/TatD family DNA exonuclease, translating into MLIDSHAHLDMEPFRGDLDAVLARAREAGVGGILNVSFDRASIARTLALAEARGEVWAALGVHPHDASSYDDRLEEEIKRGLLRRKAVAVGEIGLDYYRDHSPRDVQREVFRRQIGLALYFRKPIVVHTREAFEDTVRILREEGAGSVGGVVHAFSGGEEEAGEVLDLGFHVGIGGPLTYRGSRLPAVAGRVPPGAILLETDCPYLPPVPHRGERNEPAHVKLVAEALAEILGVDAADVERATTVNFRRLFLGERDLPAAVAYGLKGGIYVNVTSACTNFCTFCSRMRRDNLLYGHNLNILADPSVDEMVAAAEGVAAGGGYGEIVFCGYGEPTARVRDIAAAAGRLKGLELPIRLNTNGQGNLVNGRDIVPELSAVFDRVSISLNAPDADTYLQICRPDAGERAFPAVVDFIRRAAASPMETTVSAVGCPGVDLAACRRLVESIPGARFRERRLRFFSCRDS; encoded by the coding sequence ATGCTGATCGACTCCCACGCACACCTGGACATGGAGCCCTTCCGCGGCGACCTCGACGCGGTGCTCGCGCGCGCCCGCGAGGCGGGGGTCGGCGGGATCCTCAACGTCTCCTTCGACCGGGCATCGATCGCCCGCACGCTCGCGCTCGCCGAGGCGCGGGGCGAGGTGTGGGCGGCGCTCGGCGTCCACCCGCACGACGCCTCCTCGTACGACGACCGTCTCGAGGAGGAGATCAAGCGCGGGCTGCTCCGGCGCAAGGCGGTCGCCGTCGGCGAGATCGGCCTCGACTACTACCGCGACCATTCTCCGCGCGACGTCCAGCGGGAGGTCTTCCGCCGGCAGATCGGGCTGGCCCTCTACTTCCGGAAGCCGATCGTCGTGCACACGCGCGAGGCATTCGAGGACACGGTGCGGATCCTCCGCGAGGAGGGGGCCGGATCGGTCGGCGGCGTCGTCCACGCCTTCTCCGGCGGGGAGGAGGAGGCCGGGGAGGTACTCGACCTCGGGTTCCACGTGGGGATCGGCGGGCCCCTCACCTATCGCGGAAGCCGCCTGCCGGCCGTGGCCGGGCGGGTGCCCCCCGGCGCCATCCTCCTCGAGACGGATTGCCCCTACCTGCCCCCCGTCCCGCACCGGGGCGAGCGGAACGAGCCCGCCCACGTGAAGCTCGTCGCCGAGGCGCTCGCCGAGATCCTCGGCGTCGATGCGGCCGACGTCGAACGGGCGACGACGGTCAATTTCCGGCGGCTGTTCCTCGGCGAGCGCGATCTGCCCGCCGCTGTCGCCTACGGGCTCAAGGGCGGGATCTACGTGAACGTCACCTCCGCCTGCACGAACTTCTGCACCTTCTGCTCGCGCATGCGCCGCGACAATCTCCTCTACGGCCACAACCTCAACATCCTGGCCGATCCGTCGGTCGACGAGATGGTCGCGGCGGCGGAAGGGGTCGCCGCCGGTGGCGGGTACGGCGAGATCGTCTTCTGCGGCTACGGCGAGCCGACCGCCCGCGTGCGCGACATCGCGGCGGCGGCCGGGCGCCTGAAGGGTCTCGAACTCCCGATCCGCCTCAACACCAACGGGCAGGGCAACCTCGTCAACGGCCGCGACATCGTTCCGGAGCTCTCGGCGGTCTTCGACCGCGTCTCGATCAGCCTCAACGCCCCGGACGCCGACACCTACCTGCAGATCTGCCGGCCCGATGCGGGGGAGCGCGCCTTCCCCGCCGTCGTCGATTTCATCAGGCGGGCGGCGGCCTCCCCGATGGAGACGACCGTCTCGGCCGTCGGCTGCCCGGGCGTCGACCTGGCCGCCTGCCGCCGGCTCGTCGAGTCGATCCCCGGCGCGCGCTTCCGCGAGCGGCGGCTCCGCTTCTTCTCCTGCCGCGACAGCTGA
- a CDS encoding MFS transporter, translating to MVNESGNHPPVMTHTIPDTTYALESGQQRINLRDHFADQDTDELVYRVSSGDRAVASAEIAGEEAVLEIRGTGVADMTITAVDGRGGSASASFRVTVESDENDPPVALASFDNMELDEGFGEHLIDVSTAFVDPEGAALTYAVQKVDVAKGFQYTLVIYGVLACILFYFTFALTNERVQPLKGQRTSLKGDLKDLVRNRPWMILLVMSMFTLGYIIIRMGTILYYFKYYIENELLAALFMVTGTVAVIAGVACTSFLSKRLGKKRLYLIVMGLASVFTAAFYHVPKDRIGLVFAVHIVISFVMAPQAPLLWAMYADTVDYSEWKHGRRATGLIFSAATFSQKFGMALGGGLAGWLLAMFKFQPNVAQSPETLTGIRLMMSYIPVGGTIIATVAAFFYELDDRTMQKIETELEERRAARGDSAAG from the coding sequence ATGGTCAACGAATCGGGGAACCATCCGCCGGTCATGACGCACACCATTCCCGACACGACGTACGCCCTGGAATCCGGGCAGCAGCGGATCAATCTCCGGGATCACTTCGCCGACCAGGACACCGACGAGCTCGTCTACCGCGTGTCGTCCGGGGACAGGGCGGTGGCCTCGGCCGAGATCGCCGGCGAGGAGGCGGTGCTCGAGATCAGGGGAACCGGGGTCGCGGACATGACGATCACGGCCGTCGACGGTCGCGGCGGCTCGGCGTCGGCATCCTTCCGCGTCACCGTCGAGTCCGACGAGAACGATCCCCCTGTGGCGCTCGCCTCCTTCGACAACATGGAGCTCGACGAAGGCTTCGGCGAGCACCTGATCGACGTCTCGACGGCGTTCGTCGACCCGGAGGGCGCGGCCCTGACATACGCCGTACAAAAGGTGGACGTGGCGAAGGGCTTCCAGTACACCCTCGTCATCTACGGCGTGCTGGCCTGCATCCTCTTCTACTTCACCTTCGCCCTCACGAACGAGCGCGTGCAGCCGTTGAAGGGACAGCGGACCTCCCTCAAGGGCGACCTGAAGGACCTCGTGCGGAACCGCCCCTGGATGATCCTCCTCGTGATGAGCATGTTCACGCTCGGGTACATCATCATCCGCATGGGCACGATCCTGTACTACTTCAAGTACTACATCGAGAACGAGCTGCTCGCCGCCCTGTTCATGGTGACCGGGACCGTCGCCGTCATCGCCGGCGTGGCCTGCACCTCGTTCCTCTCGAAGCGGCTGGGCAAGAAGCGGCTGTACCTGATCGTCATGGGGCTGGCGAGCGTCTTCACGGCGGCCTTCTACCACGTCCCCAAGGACCGGATCGGCCTCGTGTTCGCGGTCCATATCGTCATCTCGTTCGTGATGGCCCCGCAGGCGCCACTCCTCTGGGCGATGTACGCCGACACCGTCGACTACTCGGAATGGAAGCACGGGCGGCGGGCGACGGGGCTGATCTTCTCCGCGGCGACCTTCTCCCAGAAGTTCGGGATGGCACTCGGCGGCGGGCTGGCCGGCTGGCTTTTGGCCATGTTCAAGTTCCAGCCCAACGTTGCCCAGAGTCCAGAGACGCTGACGGGGATCCGGCTGATGATGAGCTACATCCCCGTGGGAGGGACGATCATCGCGACCGTCGCGGCCTTCTTCTACGAGCTGGACGACAGGACGATGCAGAAGATCGAGACGGAGCTTGAGGAGCGGCGCGCGGCGCGGGGCGATTCGGCCGCCGGGTAA
- the metG gene encoding methionine--tRNA ligase has product MEKGTFYITTAIDYVNSRPHLGTAYEKIGADCMARYKRMAGYDVHFLMGNDEHSTNVEREAIRRGLDPLEYCRGMSEVFRKAWSALDISYDDFIHTTEERHAVAVREIFSRIHRNGYIYKGSYEGLYCESCEEFVSEKDLVDGMCPRHKQAPKTIHEENYFFALSRFGERLLEHFEANPGFIRPRARMNEVVNVIRGGLEDVSISRHGRDWGIPLPIDESHVVYVWFDALTNYVSALGFGGDDALFGRYWPADVHVIGKDITRFHCVIWPAMLMAAGVEPPKSVFAHGFVSLAGEKMSKTLGNILDPEAVAGVFGADGTRYLLLREVPFDKDGDISPEILVNRYNADLANELGNLFSRTVSMIVKYLGGDLPPAPYGEGRPLYGQIRDGLEGYAAHMERMEFSRALGAWWPAIQRANQYVEEMRPWDLAKDPARRGELEEVFRELWAVLAASATVLAPFMPGKMQSMLGQLRAPEAALGDLPHAEAGAAALESPKPLFPRIQDDPASLFAK; this is encoded by the coding sequence ATGGAGAAGGGCACGTTCTATATCACCACGGCGATCGACTACGTCAACAGCCGCCCCCATCTCGGCACGGCCTACGAGAAGATCGGGGCCGACTGCATGGCACGGTACAAGCGCATGGCCGGCTACGACGTTCATTTCCTGATGGGCAACGACGAGCACAGCACCAACGTCGAACGCGAGGCGATCCGGCGCGGTCTCGATCCGCTCGAGTACTGCCGCGGCATGAGCGAGGTCTTTCGGAAGGCCTGGAGCGCGCTCGATATCTCCTACGACGACTTCATCCACACCACCGAGGAGCGGCACGCCGTCGCCGTCCGCGAGATCTTCAGCCGCATCCACCGGAACGGCTACATATACAAGGGGTCCTACGAGGGGCTCTACTGCGAGTCCTGCGAGGAGTTCGTCTCGGAGAAGGATCTCGTCGACGGCATGTGCCCGCGGCACAAGCAGGCGCCGAAGACGATCCACGAGGAGAACTACTTCTTCGCCCTCTCGCGCTTCGGCGAGCGGCTCCTCGAGCACTTCGAGGCCAACCCCGGGTTCATCCGCCCCCGCGCGCGCATGAACGAGGTGGTCAACGTCATCCGCGGGGGGCTCGAGGACGTCTCGATCTCGCGGCACGGCCGCGACTGGGGCATCCCCCTGCCGATCGACGAGAGCCACGTCGTCTACGTGTGGTTCGACGCGCTCACCAACTACGTCTCCGCGCTCGGGTTCGGCGGCGACGACGCGCTGTTCGGGCGGTACTGGCCGGCCGACGTCCACGTCATCGGCAAGGACATCACCCGCTTCCACTGCGTCATCTGGCCGGCGATGCTCATGGCCGCCGGCGTCGAGCCGCCGAAGAGCGTCTTCGCGCACGGCTTCGTCTCCCTCGCCGGCGAGAAGATGAGCAAGACGCTGGGCAACATCCTCGATCCCGAGGCGGTCGCAGGCGTCTTCGGCGCCGACGGGACGCGCTACTTGCTGCTGCGCGAGGTGCCCTTCGACAAGGACGGCGACATCTCGCCGGAGATCCTCGTGAACCGCTACAACGCCGATCTCGCCAACGAGCTGGGCAACCTCTTCAGCCGCACCGTGTCGATGATCGTGAAGTACCTCGGCGGCGACCTGCCCCCGGCCCCCTACGGCGAGGGGCGGCCACTGTACGGCCAGATCCGCGACGGGCTGGAGGGCTACGCGGCCCACATGGAGCGGATGGAGTTCTCCCGCGCGCTCGGCGCCTGGTGGCCGGCGATCCAGCGGGCCAACCAGTACGTCGAGGAGATGCGCCCGTGGGATCTCGCGAAGGACCCGGCGCGGCGCGGCGAGCTCGAGGAGGTCTTCCGCGAGTTGTGGGCCGTCCTCGCCGCCTCTGCGACGGTGCTCGCTCCCTTCATGCCGGGGAAGATGCAGTCGATGCTCGGGCAGCTGCGCGCGCCGGAGGCGGCGCTCGGGGACCTGCCCCACGCAGAGGCGGGCGCGGCGGCGCTCGAATCGCCGAAGCCGCTCTTTCCGCGGATCCAGGACGATCCCGCGTCCCTCTTCGCCAAATGA
- a CDS encoding glycosyl hydrolase family 17, translating into MRDAFTSLLLLMLLAALAAAVSCERADETRPFEPAVAGRPTYNAVCYGPHRDGQRPGGAQPSAAELLEDLRIMAPRWKLMRIYGASEFTDTLFAVMREHGIDMQVMLGVWIDPEEARNEAGEVLERFEEAAAKNRREVVDAIRLANAYPDIVAAVSVGNESQIFWSAHRSPLDILIGHVRRVRAGVDVPVTVADDFNYWNKPHSRELAAELDFITLHAHPMWNGLQVEEALAWQIAQLDTVRAMHPDRLVVIGETGWATSAIDEGQQGELITGTPGEAEQRFFYDAVRAWAEREREIVFFFEAFDENWKGGGNPAEVEKHWGLFRADRTPKAAMQRAAGD; encoded by the coding sequence ATGCGCGATGCCTTCACGTCGTTGCTGTTGCTCATGCTGCTGGCGGCGCTCGCCGCCGCCGTTTCCTGCGAGCGGGCCGACGAGACGCGCCCGTTCGAACCGGCCGTCGCCGGGCGCCCGACGTACAACGCCGTCTGCTACGGTCCCCACCGCGACGGACAGCGCCCTGGCGGGGCGCAGCCGTCGGCCGCCGAGCTCCTCGAGGACCTGCGCATCATGGCCCCCCGCTGGAAGCTGATGCGCATCTACGGGGCGTCGGAGTTCACGGACACCCTCTTCGCCGTGATGCGCGAGCACGGCATCGACATGCAGGTGATGCTCGGGGTGTGGATCGACCCCGAGGAGGCGCGAAACGAGGCGGGCGAGGTGCTCGAGCGGTTCGAGGAGGCGGCGGCGAAGAACCGGCGGGAGGTCGTCGACGCGATCCGCCTGGCCAACGCCTACCCCGACATCGTCGCGGCGGTCAGCGTGGGGAACGAGAGCCAGATCTTCTGGTCGGCCCACCGCAGCCCCCTCGACATCCTGATCGGGCACGTGCGGCGCGTCCGCGCCGGTGTCGACGTCCCCGTGACGGTGGCCGACGATTTCAACTACTGGAACAAGCCCCACAGCCGGGAGCTTGCCGCCGAGCTCGACTTCATCACCCTCCACGCCCATCCCATGTGGAACGGCCTGCAGGTGGAGGAGGCCCTCGCCTGGCAGATCGCGCAGCTCGACACCGTGCGGGCGATGCATCCGGACCGCCTCGTCGTGATCGGCGAGACGGGATGGGCCACCTCCGCCATCGACGAGGGGCAGCAGGGAGAGCTCATCACGGGGACCCCCGGCGAGGCGGAGCAGCGGTTCTTCTACGATGCCGTCCGCGCCTGGGCCGAGCGGGAGCGGGAGATCGTCTTCTTCTTCGAGGCCTTCGACGAGAACTGGAAGGGTGGCGGGAACCCCGCGGAGGTCGAGAAGCACTGGGGCCTCTTCCGCGCCGACCGCACCCCGAAGGCGGCGATGCAACGCGCCGCCGGCGACTGA
- the rsmA gene encoding ribosomal RNA small subunit methyltransferase A — translation MNGPLSPRAKKSLGQNFLVSRAVAGRIVDALDPAPGELVVEIGPGRGAITVPIAARGARVLAVELDGALAALLRERLPAAEIVEGDVRAFDIEGEALARGADRYLLAGNIPYHLTSPILLRLPGLPGCRRAAIMLQREVGERILASPGSRDCGILTVFLGSYLGMRRVARVRPGAFRPRPGVESVVLAFEPLASPTGPADREGFLLLLKGVFSQRRKMLRTALAGPAGTLDASIVEELGRAAGVDLQKRPEALVLEEWAALFAARERIAKER, via the coding sequence GTGAACGGGCCACTGTCGCCCCGGGCGAAGAAGAGTCTCGGGCAGAACTTTCTCGTATCCCGGGCCGTCGCCGGGCGCATCGTCGACGCGCTCGACCCGGCGCCGGGGGAGCTCGTCGTCGAGATCGGGCCGGGGCGCGGGGCGATCACCGTCCCGATCGCCGCGCGCGGGGCGCGCGTGCTCGCCGTCGAGCTGGACGGCGCGCTCGCCGCGCTGCTCCGGGAGCGTCTGCCCGCGGCCGAGATCGTCGAGGGGGACGTCCGCGCGTTCGACATCGAGGGGGAGGCGCTCGCCCGTGGCGCGGACCGGTATCTCCTCGCCGGGAACATACCCTATCACCTGACGAGCCCGATCCTTCTCCGCCTGCCGGGGCTTCCTGGCTGCCGCCGCGCCGCGATCATGCTCCAGCGGGAGGTGGGGGAGCGGATTCTCGCTTCACCGGGTTCGCGGGACTGTGGTATCCTCACCGTCTTTCTCGGGAGCTACCTCGGCATGCGCCGGGTCGCGCGGGTGCGTCCCGGCGCCTTCCGTCCGCGCCCGGGCGTGGAGAGCGTCGTCCTCGCCTTCGAGCCCCTCGCCTCGCCGACGGGGCCGGCCGATCGCGAGGGCTTCCTTCTCCTCCTCAAGGGGGTCTTCTCGCAACGGCGCAAGATGCTCCGCACCGCCCTGGCGGGGCCGGCTGGCACGCTCGATGCGTCGATCGTCGAGGAACTGGGGAGGGCGGCCGGCGTCGACCTGCAAAAACGCCCCGAGGCGCTCGTCCTCGAGGAGTGGGCGGCCCTCTTCGCCGCCCGCGAACGGATCGCGAAGGAGCGATGA
- a CDS encoding pyridoxine 5'-phosphate synthase encodes MRLGVNIDHVATLREARRTTEPDPVTAAMLAEMGGADQITLHLREDRRHMQNRDARLIGEMAQTTVNLEMAATAEMQEIALALRPDAVCIVPERREEVTTEGGLDLVRTVEAVAPVVKGLREGGIRVSAFLGPDHAQIKEAKRVGFDAVEIHTGEYANATGAGRENALRAIRDAAVSIKRYGMQVHAGHGLTYHNVRPVVLIPEIEELNIGHSIVSRAVFVGIERAVREMVELIRR; translated from the coding sequence ATGCGACTCGGAGTCAATATCGATCACGTGGCCACCCTGCGGGAGGCGCGGCGTACGACGGAGCCCGACCCGGTGACCGCCGCCATGCTCGCCGAGATGGGCGGGGCCGACCAGATCACCCTCCACCTGCGCGAGGACCGCCGCCACATGCAGAACCGCGACGCGCGGCTCATCGGCGAGATGGCCCAGACGACGGTCAACCTCGAGATGGCCGCAACGGCGGAGATGCAGGAGATCGCCCTGGCTTTGCGGCCGGACGCCGTCTGCATCGTCCCCGAGCGCCGCGAGGAGGTCACGACCGAGGGCGGGCTCGACCTCGTCCGCACCGTCGAGGCGGTCGCCCCCGTCGTCAAGGGCCTCCGCGAGGGGGGGATCCGGGTCTCGGCCTTCCTCGGCCCCGACCACGCGCAGATCAAGGAGGCGAAGCGGGTGGGGTTCGACGCCGTCGAGATCCACACGGGCGAGTACGCCAACGCCACCGGCGCCGGGCGCGAGAACGCGCTCCGCGCGATCCGCGACGCGGCGGTTTCGATAAAGCGATACGGGATGCAGGTGCACGCCGGCCACGGGCTCACCTACCACAACGTGCGCCCCGTCGTCCTCATCCCCGAGATCGAGGAGCTCAACATCGGCCACTCGATCGTCTCGCGCGCCGTCTTCGTCGGCATCGAGCGGGCCGTCCGTGAGATGGTCGAGCTGATCCGGCGGTGA
- a CDS encoding PAS domain S-box protein — protein MDELSVEGLRAEIARLEARVRELEEGAPPDAFWKNVGDWERNLFGRLMQTSRYGIVVDDRDGRIVSANAGAVSMLGLAKKEPGASRYDEPGWVYADYDGRPLLPEETPFGRVSSSGEAFVGVRNAVQWPDGRRILLSINCAPLFDRQGEVDGVVTIFENVTKQVLADEALRDSEERFRLMAENISDGLSVIESGRIVWVNERLVEILGYPRERLMEMTGLDIAAPEERPRLDAAEAAVRGGNPPPRDLEFWIVRGNGERRYIHNRYSTTVAADGTPRRYVVTTDRTRRKLAEDEIRRSEERYRSIFDTAAHLVVAVDEEGIVRDCNARVTEVLGYTKDELIGRGCHELIHEEDRLEDGEPIDLMRAGDRVWGYECRMINKDGDVRHVKINTSVARDGHGTFLQGICIIEDVTEHRQLEEMLFQSRKMEAIGKLAGGIAHDFNNLLTAIGGYSDLLLMGLAGDDERREDVEEIRRAADRAATLTRRLLAFSRRQEIRPRVIDLNRTVAELERMLGRLIGEHIDMVTALASDLHPVKADPGQIEQVIMNLAINASDAMPGGGKLFIGTENVELGGEDAWGIPDVRPGSYVCLTVEDTGEGMDEETRQSAFEPFFSTRRESGGSGLGLSTVYGIVRRHDGAIRIFSEPGAGTSVRVFLPAAGNEADVAGEESFSYISVQGAGERILVVEDDEGVRDFTVRALSENGYLAVGSASAEEALDRFLRDGEAFDLVLSDVVLPGRSGNELAVRLLAAEHAPRVLLSSGYPSGAAGPRGSAGALCGFIQKPYTVATLLRRIREELDAGGGPPERPGHDSDGGN, from the coding sequence ATGGACGAGCTCTCCGTCGAAGGATTGCGCGCGGAGATCGCGCGCCTCGAGGCGCGCGTGCGGGAGCTCGAGGAGGGCGCCCCGCCTGACGCCTTCTGGAAGAATGTGGGCGACTGGGAGCGCAACCTCTTCGGCCGGCTCATGCAGACGAGCCGCTACGGGATCGTCGTCGACGACCGCGACGGGCGGATCGTCTCGGCGAACGCCGGCGCCGTCTCGATGCTCGGCCTCGCGAAGAAAGAGCCGGGCGCCTCCCGCTACGACGAACCCGGCTGGGTCTACGCCGATTACGACGGCCGGCCGCTCCTTCCCGAGGAGACGCCCTTCGGGCGGGTCTCCTCGAGCGGCGAGGCCTTCGTCGGCGTGCGCAACGCCGTCCAGTGGCCCGACGGCCGGCGGATCCTCCTCTCGATCAACTGCGCGCCGCTCTTCGACCGGCAGGGCGAGGTGGACGGCGTCGTCACGATCTTCGAGAACGTCACCAAGCAGGTCCTCGCCGACGAGGCGCTCCGCGACAGCGAGGAGCGGTTCCGCCTCATGGCCGAGAACATCAGCGACGGCCTCTCGGTGATCGAGAGCGGCCGGATCGTCTGGGTCAACGAACGGCTCGTCGAGATCCTCGGATACCCCCGCGAGCGGTTGATGGAGATGACCGGGCTCGATATCGCCGCGCCCGAGGAACGGCCGCGTCTCGACGCGGCGGAGGCCGCGGTCAGGGGCGGCAACCCGCCCCCGCGCGATCTCGAGTTCTGGATCGTCCGCGGCAACGGGGAGCGCCGGTACATCCACAACCGCTATTCGACGACCGTCGCCGCCGACGGCACGCCCCGCCGCTACGTCGTCACGACCGACCGGACGAGGCGCAAGCTCGCCGAGGACGAGATCCGCCGCAGCGAGGAGCGGTACCGGTCGATCTTCGACACGGCGGCGCATCTCGTCGTGGCGGTCGACGAGGAGGGGATCGTCCGGGACTGCAACGCGCGGGTGACCGAGGTGCTCGGCTACACGAAGGATGAGTTGATCGGCCGCGGCTGCCACGAGCTCATCCACGAGGAGGACCGCCTCGAGGACGGGGAGCCGATCGACCTGATGCGGGCAGGCGACCGCGTCTGGGGCTACGAGTGCCGCATGATCAACAAGGACGGCGACGTGAGGCACGTGAAAATCAACACCTCCGTGGCGCGCGACGGGCACGGAACCTTTCTCCAGGGGATCTGTATCATAGAGGACGTCACCGAGCACAGGCAGCTCGAGGAGATGCTCTTCCAGTCGAGGAAGATGGAGGCGATCGGCAAGCTGGCCGGCGGCATCGCGCACGATTTCAACAATCTCCTCACCGCGATCGGCGGCTACAGCGATCTTCTCCTCATGGGGCTGGCCGGCGACGACGAGCGCAGGGAAGACGTCGAGGAGATCCGCCGGGCGGCCGACCGCGCCGCCACGCTCACGCGCCGGCTCCTCGCCTTCAGCCGGCGCCAGGAGATACGGCCGCGGGTGATCGACCTCAACCGGACGGTCGCCGAGCTGGAGCGGATGCTCGGCCGGCTCATCGGGGAGCACATCGACATGGTCACGGCCCTCGCTTCCGACCTCCACCCCGTGAAGGCCGACCCGGGGCAGATCGAACAGGTGATCATGAACCTCGCCATCAACGCGAGCGACGCCATGCCGGGCGGCGGCAAGCTCTTCATCGGCACGGAGAACGTCGAGCTCGGCGGCGAGGACGCCTGGGGGATCCCCGACGTCCGGCCCGGTTCGTACGTCTGCCTCACCGTCGAGGACACGGGGGAGGGGATGGACGAGGAGACGAGGCAAAGCGCCTTCGAGCCCTTCTTCAGCACGCGCCGCGAGAGCGGCGGCTCGGGGCTCGGCCTTTCGACCGTCTACGGGATCGTCCGCCGGCACGACGGGGCGATACGCATCTTCAGCGAGCCGGGCGCCGGGACGAGCGTCCGCGTCTTTCTCCCCGCGGCGGGAAACGAGGCGGACGTTGCCGGCGAGGAAAGCTTTTCGTATATTTCCGTCCAGGGGGCGGGCGAGCGCATCCTCGTCGTCGAGGACGACGAGGGTGTCCGCGACTTCACCGTCCGCGCCCTCTCGGAGAACGGCTACCTGGCCGTCGGCTCGGCGTCCGCCGAGGAGGCCCTCGATCGTTTCCTGCGCGACGGGGAAGCCTTCGATCTCGTGCTGAGCGACGTCGTGCTGCCGGGCAGGAGCGGCAACGAGCTCGCCGTGCGGCTCCTCGCCGCCGAGCACGCGCCGCGCGTCCTGCTCTCGAGCGGCTATCCCTCGGGGGCGGCCGGACCGCGGGGGAGCGCGGGCGCCCTGTGCGGTTTCATCCAGAAGCCGTACACGGTGGCGACGCTCCTCCGGCGGATCCGCGAGGAGCTCGACGCCGGCGGCGGGCCGCCGGAACGCCCCGGGCACGACAGCGACGGAGGAAACTGA